The following are encoded together in the Candidatus Hinthialibacter antarcticus genome:
- a CDS encoding MFS transporter — MTLFRNEAHRRAGYWLMANHWFMYSAMACVMAHLSRYFDLDLGLNDQNIGLLMALPLGVGVIFQPLWGVLSDRYLGRTNAYRLAQGLTAVLLVFFSLSHQIGGNYLLLAAACAMMIFHSSNAPLSSGLIISFLGIERRHLFGRIRVFGSASFAFTIALLCPLAAAASIYVGVYPRMGIFWLGAAFYLAALCTTFWDVKQFEPHHRPPMKSFLTLIQTPNLLHFYFCLFCLGLGAAGGIQYIGPYIGLRGHSEWFFSSLWAVGVSSEIILTWNLHSIVKRFGLKAIIVFGIASECIRWTGMGMTQNPYLYYLIFTMHGTAVIGNFFAAAMYIDSECDESVRSTAQTLLFFSFVSGQVSGYILSSQIVQFVGAHWSMERVDAIQTSFFAFGAICAFGALWAWLFIKKESKFAVLDAKA; from the coding sequence TTGACCCTGTTTCGTAACGAAGCCCATCGCCGCGCCGGCTACTGGCTAATGGCCAACCATTGGTTTATGTATAGCGCCATGGCCTGCGTGATGGCGCATTTGTCGCGCTATTTCGATCTTGATCTCGGCCTCAACGACCAAAACATCGGCCTCTTGATGGCGTTGCCGCTGGGCGTCGGCGTTATATTCCAGCCGTTATGGGGGGTGCTGTCCGACCGCTATCTGGGACGCACCAACGCCTATCGCCTCGCGCAGGGACTGACCGCCGTCTTGCTGGTTTTTTTTAGCCTGTCGCACCAGATCGGCGGCAACTACCTGCTGCTGGCGGCGGCGTGCGCCATGATGATTTTTCATAGTTCAAACGCGCCTTTGTCATCGGGGTTAATCATTTCATTTTTGGGGATCGAGCGCCGCCATCTGTTCGGACGCATCCGCGTATTCGGCAGCGCCAGTTTCGCGTTCACCATCGCCCTGCTCTGCCCGCTCGCCGCCGCCGCGTCGATTTATGTCGGCGTATATCCCCGCATGGGAATCTTCTGGCTGGGCGCGGCGTTTTACCTCGCCGCTTTATGCACGACCTTCTGGGACGTCAAGCAATTTGAGCCTCATCATCGCCCGCCGATGAAATCGTTTCTCACCCTGATTCAAACACCGAACCTGCTGCATTTTTATTTTTGCCTGTTTTGTCTGGGGCTGGGCGCGGCAGGCGGCATTCAGTACATCGGGCCATACATTGGATTGCGCGGCCACTCGGAATGGTTTTTCTCCAGCCTGTGGGCGGTGGGCGTCAGTTCAGAGATCATCCTGACGTGGAATCTTCATTCCATCGTCAAGCGCTTCGGCCTCAAGGCGATCATCGTGTTCGGCATCGCGTCCGAATGCATCCGTTGGACGGGAATGGGGATGACGCAAAACCCCTATCTCTACTATCTCATCTTTACCATGCACGGCACCGCAGTGATCGGCAACTTCTTCGCCGCTGCGATGTATATTGATTCGGAATGCGACGAAAGCGTACGCTCGACCGCGCAGACGTTGTTATTTTTTTCATTCGTATCAGGACAAGTCAGCGGCTATATTCTCAGCAGCCAGATTGTGCAATTCGTCGGCGCCCATTGGTCGATGGAACGGGTTGACGCGATTCAAACCAGTTTCTTCGCGTTCGGCGCCATCTGCGCATTCGGCGCGCTATGGGCGTGGTTATTTATTAAGAAAGAATCTAAATTCGCGGTGCTCGACGCGAAAGCGTAA
- a CDS encoding agmatine deiminase family protein: MKQSNAKTPAALGYRHPAEWDPHQATWLTWPHKRSDWPGKFQAVPWVFGEIVRKLAPGETIHLIVDSQQRKAAAQRVLQKNGADLNAVNFHLIKTDRGWNRDAGPIFIKRDAKRDPLAIINFQFNAWAKYPEWKLDNQIPAKAARKLKLPCIDVKANGKPVVLEGGAIDVNGAGDLLATEECLLDAAVQPRNPQLTKEQFETVLRDNLGVERIHWLGKGIVGDDTHGHVDDLCRFVNPTTVVLVEEKNPNDANYAALHENRERLQSVRVCGGKKLDVIALPMPQPLVFDGQRLPASYANFYIGNAAVLVPTFNDPNDYIALGVLRELFPDRSVVGVNAVDLIWGLGAFHCLTHEQPAV, translated from the coding sequence ATGAAACAATCAAACGCCAAAACGCCTGCTGCGCTGGGGTATCGACATCCCGCCGAGTGGGATCCGCACCAGGCGACCTGGTTGACCTGGCCTCACAAGCGCAGCGATTGGCCGGGAAAGTTTCAGGCCGTCCCCTGGGTGTTTGGCGAAATCGTTCGCAAACTCGCCCCCGGCGAAACCATTCACTTGATTGTTGATTCTCAACAACGCAAAGCCGCAGCGCAGCGGGTCTTGCAAAAAAACGGCGCTGACCTCAACGCAGTCAATTTTCATCTCATCAAAACCGACCGGGGTTGGAACCGTGACGCCGGGCCGATTTTTATTAAACGCGATGCAAAACGCGATCCGCTGGCGATCATCAATTTTCAATTCAACGCCTGGGCGAAATATCCTGAATGGAAACTCGACAATCAGATTCCAGCCAAAGCCGCGCGCAAACTCAAACTGCCTTGCATTGACGTCAAAGCCAATGGCAAACCGGTGGTGCTCGAAGGCGGCGCGATTGACGTGAACGGCGCGGGCGATTTGCTCGCGACGGAAGAGTGCTTGCTTGACGCTGCCGTACAACCGCGCAATCCGCAGCTGACCAAAGAGCAATTTGAAACCGTGTTGCGCGACAACCTGGGCGTCGAGCGCATCCACTGGCTGGGCAAGGGAATCGTCGGCGACGACACCCATGGGCATGTCGATGACTTGTGTCGCTTTGTGAATCCAACCACGGTCGTTTTGGTCGAAGAAAAAAATCCCAATGATGCAAACTACGCCGCGCTGCATGAGAACCGCGAGCGCTTGCAATCCGTGCGGGTTTGCGGCGGCAAAAAGTTAGACGTGATCGCATTACCAATGCCGCAGCCGTTGGTATTCGACGGACAGCGTTTGCCCGCGAGTTATGCGAATTTTTATATTGGCAACGCAGCGGTGTTGGTTCCGACGTTTAATGACCCCAACGATTACATTGCGCTTGGCGTGTTGCGGGAGTTGTTCCCTGACCGGAGCGTCGTCGGCGTCAACGCGGTCGATTTGATCTGGGGGCTGGGCGCCTTCCATTGCCTGACCCACGAACAACCTGCGGTGTGA
- a CDS encoding DUF554 domain-containing protein: MFPTIVNAVAVFVGALVGLGFHGRISERYRTILFQALGLVTLLIGMKDAMQTQSVPLLALSMIAGGLIGEAIDIDKRFNQVGEWLKHRFAKPGDHQFVDSFVYTSLLFCVGAMTVVGSFRAGVQGDGEILYTKSLMDGHAAIFLASGMGAGVLASSLTVLVVQGGLTLLFMLTISDLPETVVTEVGAAGGLLIAGIGLMLLDVVKIRLANLLPSMFVAGLLAWALLT; the protein is encoded by the coding sequence GTGTTTCCCACAATTGTGAATGCCGTCGCGGTTTTTGTCGGCGCTTTGGTTGGGCTTGGTTTTCATGGGCGCATTTCAGAACGCTACCGCACTATTCTCTTTCAAGCGCTGGGTTTGGTAACGCTGCTGATTGGCATGAAAGACGCCATGCAAACCCAAAGCGTCCCTCTGTTGGCGCTGAGCATGATCGCTGGCGGCTTGATCGGCGAGGCCATTGATATCGACAAGCGCTTCAACCAAGTCGGCGAATGGCTCAAACACCGCTTCGCCAAACCGGGCGACCATCAATTTGTCGATTCGTTCGTCTACACATCGCTGTTGTTTTGCGTGGGCGCCATGACGGTGGTGGGATCGTTTCGCGCTGGCGTACAAGGTGACGGCGAAATTCTCTACACCAAAAGTTTGATGGACGGCCACGCCGCCATTTTTCTCGCCAGCGGGATGGGCGCCGGCGTTCTCGCCAGTTCGTTGACGGTATTGGTTGTGCAAGGCGGTCTCACGCTGTTGTTTATGCTCACCATCAGCGACCTTCCCGAAACGGTCGTCACCGAAGTCGGCGCAGCAGGCGGCCTCTTGATCGCAGGCATCGGACTGATGTTGCTCGACGTCGTCAAAATTCGTCTGGCGAACCTGCTGCCCAGTATGTTCGTTGCAGGCTTGCTCGCCTGGGCGCTGTTAACGTAA
- a CDS encoding P-loop NTPase, with product MKDRIPDQAEKLRQLAAVQDAASDGGSATAVLEPIVEAPVIEAPPVVAPKVALEKKEAAVKPSALAPSPKVEAKSAPEEKPLAPASSKPETKVVDTNQAVEAKLENTASVASPVADKPKDAAPKETLSKPKLSKKQKRERQQEKEASKPVVVNAAPAPAVSADDMIGPPAPPEAIARPKPQPTLRIDPSKRFPMQSKTRVIAITGGKGGVGKSNMTCNLAIAMQRMKKRVIVMDADLSLANIDVLLGLTPRHNLSHVLSGQKTIQEIMVQGPEGLGVIPGGSGVEELSQLSEEQIGRLFDAFASLTPEPDVFLIDTAAGIHPNVLQFLLAADQTIVVTTPEPPAYTDAYALIKTLRRHCSDSELGVVVNMAGDSREANDVARLMSQICTQMLGSSFNNLGYIPRDPEVLKAVRRQTPFLLRSPNCPASRAVTNLAASLLQIESRDKGERGLRRFFSRLFKRPEPPQKVVAAS from the coding sequence ATGAAAGATCGAATTCCTGACCAAGCAGAAAAACTGCGTCAACTGGCGGCCGTGCAAGACGCGGCCTCTGACGGCGGTTCTGCAACGGCGGTTCTTGAACCAATCGTGGAAGCGCCGGTCATAGAAGCGCCGCCCGTTGTGGCGCCTAAAGTTGCGCTTGAAAAAAAAGAAGCAGCGGTGAAGCCAAGCGCGCTCGCGCCTTCTCCGAAGGTGGAAGCGAAAAGCGCTCCTGAAGAGAAACCGCTTGCGCCTGCGTCGTCCAAACCAGAAACAAAAGTCGTGGATACGAATCAAGCCGTCGAAGCGAAACTAGAGAATACGGCCAGCGTGGCGTCGCCGGTTGCGGACAAACCCAAGGACGCCGCGCCGAAAGAAACGCTCAGCAAACCCAAACTCTCAAAGAAACAGAAACGCGAGCGCCAGCAAGAGAAAGAAGCAAGCAAGCCTGTTGTTGTGAACGCCGCGCCTGCGCCTGCGGTTTCTGCGGACGATATGATTGGGCCTCCCGCGCCGCCGGAAGCGATTGCCCGGCCCAAGCCGCAGCCGACGTTGCGCATTGATCCATCCAAGCGCTTTCCGATGCAATCAAAAACGCGGGTGATCGCCATCACCGGGGGCAAGGGCGGCGTCGGCAAAAGCAATATGACCTGCAACCTGGCCATCGCCATGCAGCGCATGAAAAAGCGCGTCATTGTGATGGACGCCGACCTCTCGCTAGCGAACATCGACGTCTTGCTGGGGCTGACGCCGCGCCACAATTTGTCGCATGTGTTGTCCGGTCAAAAAACTATTCAAGAGATCATGGTGCAGGGGCCGGAAGGCCTGGGGGTGATTCCCGGCGGCTCAGGCGTCGAAGAACTCTCGCAACTTAGCGAAGAACAAATCGGGCGGCTGTTTGACGCCTTCGCCAGTTTAACGCCGGAGCCGGACGTGTTTCTGATTGACACGGCGGCGGGAATCCACCCCAACGTATTGCAGTTTCTGTTGGCCGCCGACCAGACCATCGTGGTGACGACGCCCGAACCGCCCGCGTATACGGACGCGTATGCGTTAATCAAAACGCTGCGCCGTCATTGCTCCGATAGTGAGTTGGGCGTGGTGGTGAACATGGCGGGCGACAGCCGCGAAGCCAATGACGTGGCGCGTTTGATGTCGCAAATTTGCACGCAGATGCTGGGTTCCAGTTTCAATAATTTGGGGTATATTCCCCGCGACCCGGAAGTGTTGAAAGCGGTGCGGCGCCAGACGCCGTTTTTATTGCGCTCACCCAACTGCCCGGCGTCGCGCGCGGTGACCAATTTGGCGGCGTCGTTATTGCAGATCGAATCTCGCGACAAAGGCGAGCGCGGCTTGCGGCGTTTCTTCAGCCGATTGTTTAAACGCCCCGAACCGCCGCAAAAAGTGGTCGCGGCGTCGTAG
- the flhF gene encoding flagellar biosynthesis protein FlhF, whose protein sequence is MKRVKAELGHNAIILHSRETGKGLFGLFGGRGVEVTAAVDDAAKLSSDKVPAASPTAAPVRGSGGIDFRIDDAAMPNPQPISPVPPAPVKEENPLLLLAKEIEKEKQALAPSKPKQPQKPANPQPKQEKQKEPAALEERLGSLENQLIKLTGLIENLSPVSSGNEPPVPVRTRELYNHLLDQEVDESLALTLAAQIAESTDEEDDIWTVLKSRLIERIPVAGPLELDFDAKRPKVIMLVGSTGVGKTTTLAKISALYRYNANAKTRPKIVFITADLYRLAAVEQLQKYTEILGVELEVTYSPDEVKQAINKHKNAHLILFDTAGACQRNAPQLDALASIKEAAQPDEVHLVLSSTSKFSDMIDVIEHFKVVEPRRFIFTKIDESTTYGGVFNTVMKYETPISYLTTGQNVPEDIESAKPERVAKLLLTKPAINRSIEVKDSANKKETIESKPVMEQTPAAKAASVKPTPKPTSSGPVIRELKLEKIESAKPKQDKKHERSNS, encoded by the coding sequence ATGAAACGGGTCAAGGCGGAACTGGGCCACAATGCGATTATTTTGCATTCACGGGAAACGGGAAAAGGGCTGTTCGGCTTGTTTGGCGGACGCGGGGTTGAAGTAACGGCCGCCGTTGATGACGCCGCCAAACTCAGTTCTGACAAAGTACCCGCCGCGTCGCCGACTGCTGCGCCTGTGCGTGGTTCCGGCGGAATTGATTTTCGTATTGACGACGCCGCAATGCCAAACCCGCAGCCGATTTCACCAGTGCCGCCCGCACCTGTGAAGGAAGAAAACCCGCTGCTGCTGCTCGCCAAAGAAATTGAAAAAGAAAAGCAAGCGCTGGCGCCGTCTAAACCCAAACAGCCCCAAAAGCCCGCCAATCCTCAACCGAAACAAGAAAAGCAAAAGGAGCCCGCCGCGTTGGAAGAACGCTTGGGCAGCCTGGAAAACCAGTTGATTAAACTGACGGGCTTGATCGAAAACCTGTCGCCTGTCTCCTCCGGCAACGAGCCGCCCGTTCCCGTTCGCACGCGGGAACTCTATAACCATCTCCTCGATCAAGAGGTGGATGAAAGCCTTGCGTTGACCCTCGCCGCGCAAATTGCCGAAAGCACCGATGAAGAAGACGACATCTGGACAGTATTAAAGTCGCGCTTGATCGAGCGCATCCCCGTCGCGGGGCCGCTGGAACTCGATTTCGACGCAAAACGGCCCAAGGTCATTATGTTGGTTGGATCAACCGGCGTGGGCAAAACCACTACGCTGGCGAAAATTTCCGCATTGTACCGCTACAACGCCAATGCAAAAACGCGCCCCAAAATCGTCTTCATTACCGCTGATCTTTACCGTCTCGCGGCAGTCGAGCAATTGCAAAAATATACGGAAATTCTCGGCGTGGAATTAGAAGTGACCTATTCGCCGGATGAAGTCAAACAGGCGATCAACAAACATAAGAATGCGCATCTGATTTTGTTCGATACGGCGGGCGCTTGCCAACGCAACGCGCCTCAATTAGACGCGCTGGCCAGCATCAAAGAAGCCGCGCAACCGGATGAAGTGCATCTGGTGTTGTCTTCGACGTCAAAATTCAGCGACATGATTGACGTGATCGAACATTTTAAAGTGGTTGAACCGCGCCGTTTTATCTTTACCAAAATTGATGAATCAACCACCTACGGCGGCGTCTTTAATACCGTGATGAAATATGAAACGCCCATTTCTTACCTCACAACCGGACAGAACGTCCCCGAAGACATTGAGTCGGCCAAGCCGGAGCGCGTCGCCAAACTGTTGCTGACCAAACCGGCTATCAATCGTTCTATAGAAGTGAAAGATAGCGCAAATAAGAAAGAAACAATTGAGTCGAAGCCTGTGATGGAACAAACGCCCGCAGCCAAAGCCGCGTCTGTGAAACCGACGCCAAAACCAACGTCGAGCGGCCCGGTGATTCGCGAGTTGAAATTAGAAAAAATTGAATCGGCCAAGCCGAAGCAGGATAAAAAGCATGAAAGATCGAATTCCTGA
- the flhA gene encoding flagellar biosynthesis protein FlhA — protein MAKTWQDSFTKENISNVLVSMGFVMILGIMLGYVPPPALSFLITINITISLLVLMLALFLVNPLEFTTFPTVLLILTVFRLALNVASTKLILTPGGSGTDKAGGVIDFFGTVVAGNNPVIGAVVFLILIIIQFVVITKGSGRVAEVAARFTLDAMPGKQMAIDADLNAGLISEAEARQRRSDISREADFYGAMDGASKFVRGDATAGIIITVINIVGGIAVGFMDGLSILQVLYFYTLLTIGDGLGTQIPALLTSVAAGMVVTRASEQDALGESLRKQMLGKPEALYLAATALLFIAALGFFFTPSIVLPFTTIAGILGLVAWNGQATLSKEADDKEADERKAEEETPPEPEQVETLLEVDPMEIEIGFGLIPIVDSSQGGTLLDQITVIRRQTAVELGIIVPPIRIRDNMQLGPRQYSVLIRGVKVADGEIRPDRLLAMKPGMEEDDVPGIKTTDPAFGTPAKWIDKNDRGAAEMADYNIVEPSSVLATHLTEVIRQHAYDILGRQETQQLLDNLKERNGVLVNELLEGVGVKVGVIQKVLQNLLRERVPVRNLELIFEAIADYAEAAQMNPDTITEYCRMNLARIITNLYVDTGNRLPVVTIDPNIEQRILEGMQRGGAAGIMATDPVYAENIIAAIEQEANAAVSSGYNPVVLTTPQIRSHLRRLCERRISNLIVLSYNEVAPEVAVTRIATVRLQSASEKVSS, from the coding sequence GGCAAAAACCTGGCAAGATTCTTTTACTAAGGAGAACATCTCCAACGTACTCGTGTCGATGGGATTCGTGATGATCCTCGGCATTATGTTGGGCTATGTGCCTCCGCCAGCGTTGTCATTTTTAATCACAATCAATATTACGATTTCGTTGTTGGTTTTGATGTTGGCGCTGTTTTTGGTGAACCCGCTTGAATTCACCACGTTCCCGACCGTTTTATTGATTCTCACGGTGTTTCGTCTGGCGCTGAACGTCGCCTCGACCAAACTCATTTTAACGCCAGGCGGAAGCGGCACCGATAAAGCCGGCGGCGTGATCGATTTTTTTGGGACGGTGGTGGCGGGCAATAATCCCGTCATTGGCGCGGTTGTATTTTTGATTCTTATCATCATCCAGTTCGTCGTTATTACCAAAGGTTCAGGACGTGTGGCTGAAGTCGCCGCCCGGTTCACCTTGGACGCGATGCCCGGTAAACAGATGGCAATTGACGCCGACCTCAACGCCGGGCTGATTTCAGAAGCCGAAGCGCGTCAGCGCCGCTCCGACATCTCGCGCGAAGCGGATTTTTATGGGGCGATGGACGGCGCAAGCAAATTCGTCCGAGGCGACGCTACCGCCGGAATTATTATTACCGTGATTAATATCGTCGGCGGGATCGCGGTCGGATTTATGGACGGCTTGAGTATTCTCCAAGTCCTTTATTTTTATACGCTGCTAACGATTGGCGACGGGCTTGGGACGCAAATCCCCGCACTATTGACTTCTGTCGCCGCTGGTATGGTCGTTACCCGCGCTTCCGAACAAGACGCGCTGGGCGAAAGTCTTCGCAAACAAATGCTCGGCAAACCGGAGGCGCTTTATCTCGCCGCCACCGCGTTGTTATTCATTGCGGCTCTTGGCTTTTTCTTCACGCCTTCTATTGTGTTGCCCTTCACCACAATCGCAGGAATTTTAGGGTTGGTCGCATGGAACGGCCAAGCCACACTATCAAAAGAAGCCGACGATAAAGAAGCTGACGAGCGCAAGGCCGAAGAAGAAACGCCGCCCGAACCAGAGCAAGTCGAAACGCTGCTCGAAGTCGACCCGATGGAAATCGAAATTGGCTTTGGGCTGATTCCGATTGTGGATAGTTCTCAGGGCGGGACCTTGCTCGACCAAATCACTGTCATTCGCCGTCAGACGGCGGTTGAACTGGGCATCATCGTGCCGCCGATCCGCATTCGCGATAACATGCAACTGGGGCCAAGGCAATATTCCGTTTTGATTCGCGGCGTGAAGGTCGCCGATGGAGAGATTCGCCCCGACCGCTTATTGGCGATGAAACCCGGCATGGAAGAAGATGACGTGCCCGGAATCAAAACCACCGACCCCGCGTTTGGAACGCCCGCAAAGTGGATCGACAAAAACGACCGCGGCGCGGCGGAAATGGCCGACTACAACATCGTCGAACCGTCTTCGGTGCTCGCCACTCATTTGACCGAAGTCATTCGTCAACACGCCTATGATATTTTGGGACGCCAAGAAACGCAGCAGCTGCTCGACAACCTCAAAGAACGCAACGGCGTTTTGGTCAACGAACTACTCGAAGGCGTTGGCGTCAAAGTGGGCGTAATTCAGAAAGTTCTACAAAACCTGCTGCGCGAGCGCGTACCAGTTCGCAACCTGGAGTTGATCTTCGAAGCGATCGCCGATTACGCCGAAGCGGCCCAGATGAATCCCGACACCATCACCGAATATTGCCGGATGAATCTGGCGCGCATTATTACGAATCTATATGTTGATACTGGCAACCGCCTACCGGTGGTTACAATCGACCCCAACATTGAACAGCGCATCCTTGAGGGAATGCAGCGCGGCGGCGCGGCGGGCATCATGGCGACGGACCCCGTATATGCAGAGAACATCATCGCCGCCATCGAACAAGAAGCCAACGCGGCGGTCAGCTCCGGGTACAATCCCGTCGTATTGACGACGCCGCAAATCCGTTCGCATCTCAGGCGGCTGTGCGAACGCCGTATCTCAAATTTAATTGTTTTGTCATATAACGAAGTGGCCCCTGAAGTAGCGGTCACGCGAATCGCGACGGTGAGGTTGCAAAGTGCGAGTGAAAAAGTTTCAAGCTAA